The following are encoded in a window of Phaseolus vulgaris cultivar G19833 chromosome 3, P. vulgaris v2.0, whole genome shotgun sequence genomic DNA:
- the LOC137808049 gene encoding probable lipid phosphate phosphatase beta — MGQGHGPPKSPPAAPPLFRRIHDLDNAVSFFIHTLTRPIAPKPLLRFLELLADFRFFFPVSLALFLAVPSSPLRSHLLLPLLLCSLLDLLFIALIKLLVRRSRPSYANHSQYNAVVPVDNFSFPSGHSSRVCFVASIFSLSRPSLLADLHHPRVAFLVHRWFSGDQALAVDILIAAVWAWAVTTVISRVALGRHYVIDVFFGACFGVLEALFSFRLLEFRGLL; from the coding sequence ATGGGCCAAGGCCATGGACCCCCAAAATCCCCACCGGCCGCGCCACCGTTATTCCGTCGCATCCACGACCTGGACAACGCCGTCTCCTTCTTCATCCACACTCTCACACGCCCCATCGCCCCAAAACCCCTCCTCCGTTTCCTAGAGCTTTTGGCGGACTTCAGATTCTTCTTCCCAGTATCCCTCGCCCTCTTCCTTGCCGTCCCCTCCTCCCCTCTCCGCTCCCACCTCCTCCTTCCGCTGCTCCTCTGCTCCCTTCTCGACCTCCTCTTCATCGCCCTCATCAAATTACTCGTCCGCCGATCCCGCCCCTCCTACGCCAACCACTCCCAGTACAACGCCGTCGTCCCCGTCGACAACTTCTCCTTCCCCAGCGGACACTCTTCCAGGGTCTGCTTCGTCGCTTCAATCTTCTCCCTCTCCCGCCCCTCGCTCCTCGCCGATCTCCACCATCCGCGTGTCGCCTTCCTCGTGCATCGCTGGTTCAGCGGAGACCAGGCCCTCGCCGTTGATATTCTCATCGCTGCCGTTTGGGCTTGGGCCGTGACCACTGTAATTTCTCGCGTCGCTCTCGGGAGGCACTACGTTATCGATGTCTTCTTTGGCGCGTGCTTCGGAGTCCTCGAAGCGCTCTTCAGCTTCCGCCTTCTCGAATTCCGAGGGTTGCTTTGA